One segment of Dama dama isolate Ldn47 chromosome 15, ASM3311817v1, whole genome shotgun sequence DNA contains the following:
- the MYOZ1 gene encoding myozenin-1, with translation MPLSGTPAPNKKRKSSKLIMELTGGGQESSGLNLGKKISVPRDVMLEELSLLTNRGSKMFKLRQLRVEKFIYENHPDVFSDSSMDHFQKFIPTVGGQLGTAGQGFSYSKSSAGGQAGRSGSAGQFGSDQQHHRQGSGSGSGPGSGGAGGPGGHAGRGGAAGTAGVGETGTDNQAGGDGKHVTVFKTYISPWEKAMGVDPQQKVELGIDLLAYGAKAELPKYKSFNRTAMPYGGYEKASKRMTFQMPKFDLGPLLSEPLVLYNQNLSNRPSFNRTPIPWLSSGEPVDYNVDISIPLDGETEEL, from the exons ATGCCACTCTCAGGGACCCCGGCCCCCAATAAGAAGAGGAAATCCAGCAAGCTGATCATGGAACTCACTGGAG GTGGACAAGAGAGCTCGGGCCTGAACCTGGGCAAGAAGATCAGTGTCCCAAGGGATGTGATGCTGGAGGAGCTGTCGCTGCTCACTAACCGGGGCTCCAAGATGTTCAAACTGAGGCAGTTGCGTGTGGAGAAGTTTATCTATGAAAACCACCCTGATGTCTTCTCTGACAGCTCAATG GATCACTTCCAGAAGTTCATTCCCACAGTGGGGGGACAGCTGGGGACGGCCGGCCAGGGATTCTCCTATAGCAAGAGCAGTGCCGGAGGCCAGGCAGGGAGAAGTGGCTCTGCCGGCCAGTTTGGCTCTGACCAGCAACACCATCGTCAGGGCTCTGGGTCTGGCTCTGGCCCTGGATCTGGGGGTGCAGGTGGTCCTGGGGGCCATGCAGGCAGAGGAGGTGCTGCTGGCACAGCAGGGGTTGGCGAGACAGGAACAG ACAACCAGGCAGGTGGAGATGGAAAACATGTCACTGTGTTTAAGACCTATATTTCCCCATGGGAGAAAGCCATGGGCGTTGACCCCCAGCAGAAAGTGGAACTTGGCATCGACCTTCTGGCCTACGGGGCCAAAGCTGAACTCCCTAAGTATAAGTCCTTCAACAG GACAGCAATGCCTTATGGTGGATATGAGAAGGCCTCCAAACGCATGACCTTCCAGATGCCCAAGTTTGACTTGGGGCCCTTGCTGAGCGAACCCCTAGTTCTCTACAACCAGAACCTCTCCAACAGGCCTTCTTTCAATCGAACCCCTATTCCCTGGCTGAGCTCCGGGGAGCCTGTAGACTACAATGTGGATATTAGCATCCCCTTGGATGGAGAAACCGAGGAGCTGTGA